One segment of Cetobacterium sp. NK01 DNA contains the following:
- the lysS gene encoding lysine--tRNA ligase: MEKYFDRVGKERLVMEQWEKIKEIEALGVYPFGKKYDKVHMIGDLLKSSPETETTFKTAGRIMGFREQGKAVFAHIEDQTGKIQVYIRQDQIGEEAFEIVKKLGVGDIIGVEGTLFMTQKGELTLRVSQVELLSKNVRALPEKFHGLTDVETRYRKRYLDLIMNRDVKETFMKRVRIINGIREFLNKKGFLEVETPMMHPIVGGAAARPFITHHNALDMELYLRIAPELYLKRLIIGGFDKVYEINRNFRNEGISTRHNPEFTMMELYQAYADYNDMMDLTESLFQYLATEVLGTTKIEYNGKEIDLGKFHRVHMVDMIKDVTGADFWQNLTVEEAKALAKQHHVEIADHMTSVGHIINEFFEQKCEEHIVQPTFIYGHPVEISPLAKRNSNDSRFTDRFELFIDAREYANAFSELNDPADQRGRFEAQVEEALLGNDEATAVIDDDYIEALEYALPPTGGLGIGIDRAIMLLTGSPSIRDVVLFPQMKRRD, translated from the coding sequence ATGGAAAAATACTTTGACAGAGTTGGAAAAGAACGTCTTGTAATGGAGCAATGGGAAAAAATAAAAGAGATTGAAGCTCTTGGAGTTTACCCATTCGGAAAAAAATATGATAAAGTTCATATGATTGGAGATCTTTTAAAATCATCTCCTGAAACAGAGACAACTTTTAAAACAGCAGGAAGAATTATGGGATTCAGAGAGCAAGGTAAAGCCGTATTTGCTCACATTGAAGACCAAACTGGAAAAATCCAAGTTTATATTAGACAAGATCAAATTGGAGAAGAAGCTTTTGAAATAGTTAAAAAATTAGGTGTTGGAGACATTATTGGTGTTGAAGGTACTTTATTTATGACTCAAAAAGGTGAGTTAACTTTAAGAGTTTCTCAAGTTGAGTTACTATCAAAAAATGTTAGAGCGCTTCCTGAAAAGTTTCACGGTCTTACAGACGTTGAAACTAGATATAGAAAAAGATATTTAGACCTTATCATGAATAGAGATGTTAAAGAAACTTTCATGAAAAGAGTTAGAATTATAAATGGTATCAGAGAGTTTTTAAATAAAAAAGGATTCTTAGAAGTTGAAACTCCTATGATGCACCCAATTGTTGGAGGAGCTGCTGCGAGACCATTTATCACTCACCATAATGCTTTAGATATGGAATTATATTTAAGAATAGCTCCTGAACTTTATTTAAAAAGATTAATAATTGGTGGATTTGATAAAGTTTATGAAATTAATAGAAACTTTAGAAATGAAGGAATTTCTACTAGACATAACCCAGAATTTACAATGATGGAGTTATATCAGGCTTACGCTGATTATAATGATATGATGGATTTAACAGAAAGTTTATTCCAATACCTTGCAACAGAGGTTTTAGGAACAACTAAAATAGAGTATAATGGTAAAGAGATTGACCTTGGAAAATTCCATAGAGTTCACATGGTTGATATGATTAAAGATGTTACAGGTGCTGATTTCTGGCAAAATTTAACAGTTGAAGAAGCTAAAGCTTTAGCTAAACAACACCATGTTGAAATTGCTGATCACATGACTTCAGTTGGTCATATCATCAACGAATTCTTTGAGCAAAAATGTGAAGAGCATATAGTTCAACCAACATTTATCTATGGTCATCCAGTAGAAATATCTCCTCTTGCAAAGAGAAATTCAAATGATTCTAGATTTACAGACAGATTTGAGTTATTCATCGATGCTAGAGAATATGCTAATGCATTCTCTGAGTTAAATGATCCTGCAGATCAGAGAGGAAGATTTGAAGCTCAAGTTGAAGAAGCTTTACTAGGAAACGACGAAGCTACTGCTGTTATTGATGATGATTACATCGAAGCTTTAGAGTATGCTTTACCTCCAACTGGTGGATTAGGAATTGGTATTGATAGAGCTATCATGCTATTAACTGGTTCTCCATCTATTAGAGACGTTGTACTTTTCCCACAAATGAAAAGAAGAGACTAG
- a CDS encoding DUF1934 family protein, whose protein sequence is MAKIIINSLDSFGEQISQKMIAKKVVDGEVTIFTYDNKYGKGEIRISPYFTEILKFGEIQSKLVLKPESKTAFIYNTSYFKKDFTVFCKKYVYSENKLTINYIIYDNNIEINQLEIEIIEVQ, encoded by the coding sequence ATGGCTAAAATCATTATAAATAGTTTAGATTCTTTTGGTGAACAAATTTCTCAAAAAATGATTGCAAAAAAAGTGGTAGATGGTGAGGTTACTATTTTTACTTATGATAATAAGTACGGCAAAGGTGAGATAAGAATATCCCCTTATTTTACTGAAATTTTAAAGTTTGGAGAGATTCAAAGTAAACTTGTTTTAAAACCTGAATCTAAAACAGCTTTTATTTATAATACTTCTTATTTCAAAAAAGATTTTACAGTTTTTTGTAAAAAATATGTTTATTCTGAAAATAAGTTGACAATTAACTATATTATATATGATAATAATATAGAGATAAACCAATTAGAGATTGAAATAATTGAAGTACAATAA
- a CDS encoding tetratricopeptide repeat protein → MKKIFLISTTALILFSCTNLQTQLPTQNKVVVPSVKNPSLQQDNFFLNESGVAYLYDLIQRDSSTNAIREYTPTQMMSPMEVYAGETLIINNINADRVKLISSPIKNDFTFNISGNSLNFNSLYQGEYIAEIYKGFTYVGTVKIKNKLKYNFTEKDNYDIILNSYNNKNLDLLVKSAQLYLIAFPTNSKQKDVAFMVLDLGSANENQLLINKEIRYLKENFSLNEEEKIKLLALEEKTNSGSFIINNYYLDYNRSNLKLNTEIMRAIERKNSATIDELQFLEKFYSDSQSPELALLIGKLYTQQGDKDKGNYYLSLAGTSSNLSSSMSDSFTSTSESMIPIANDLSEDNSINNIVSPSDSSKNLANGIDALNRKSYNEALIFFNKAENSSTDASELNFYRGKTYFSMNNFDKALSNFDKISNPGENTSELYYYLGVIYHKKGDIEKAKDYLRKSRENNPSSTWGRKSSIYLLKL, encoded by the coding sequence ATGAAAAAAATATTTTTAATTTCTACAACAGCTTTGATTTTATTTAGTTGTACAAATCTTCAAACACAGCTTCCCACACAAAATAAAGTTGTTGTTCCTAGCGTTAAAAATCCATCTTTGCAACAGGATAACTTCTTTTTAAATGAATCTGGGGTAGCATACTTATATGATCTTATCCAAAGAGATTCTTCTACAAATGCTATTAGAGAATATACACCAACTCAAATGATGTCACCTATGGAAGTTTATGCTGGAGAGACATTAATAATCAACAATATCAATGCTGATAGAGTTAAACTGATCTCTTCACCAATAAAAAATGATTTTACTTTTAATATCAGTGGTAATAGCTTAAATTTCAACAGTCTTTATCAAGGAGAATATATTGCTGAGATTTATAAAGGTTTCACATATGTAGGTACTGTTAAGATAAAAAATAAATTGAAATATAATTTTACTGAGAAAGATAATTATGATATAATTTTAAACAGCTACAATAATAAAAATTTAGATCTATTGGTAAAAAGTGCTCAGTTATATTTAATTGCTTTCCCTACAAACAGTAAGCAAAAGGATGTAGCTTTTATGGTACTTGATCTAGGTTCTGCAAATGAAAATCAACTTTTAATTAATAAAGAGATTAGATATTTAAAGGAAAATTTCTCGCTTAATGAGGAAGAAAAAATAAAACTTCTTGCTTTAGAAGAGAAAACTAATAGTGGAAGTTTTATTATTAACAACTATTATTTAGATTATAATAGAAGTAATCTTAAATTAAACACTGAAATTATGAGAGCTATCGAAAGAAAAAATAGCGCTACTATTGACGAATTACAATTTTTAGAAAAATTTTACAGTGATTCTCAAAGTCCAGAATTAGCTTTATTAATAGGAAAATTATATACACAACAAGGAGATAAAGACAAAGGTAATTATTATCTTAGTTTAGCAGGTACGTCTTCTAACTTATCTTCTAGTATGTCTGATTCTTTTACTTCTACATCAGAAAGCATGATTCCTATAGCAAATGACTTATCTGAAGATAACTCTATTAACAATATAGTTTCTCCTTCAGATTCTTCTAAAAACTTGGCAAATGGAATAGATGCTCTTAATCGTAAAAGTTACAATGAAGCTTTAATATTTTTTAATAAGGCTGAAAATAGCTCGACAGATGCCTCTGAACTTAATTTTTATAGAGGAAAAACATATTTTTCAATGAACAATTTTGATAAAGCTTTATCTAATTTTGATAAAATCTCTAATCCAGGTGAAAATACATCTGAATTGTACTATTATTTAGGAGTTATTTACCATAAAAAAGGAGATATTGAAAAAGCAAAAGATTACTTAAGAAAATCTAGAGAAAATAACCCAAGTAGTACTTGGGGAAGAAAAAGTAGCATATATTTATTGAAACTATAA
- the rlmH gene encoding 23S rRNA (pseudouridine(1915)-N(3))-methyltransferase RlmH, translating to MNINIICVGKIKEKYILDGIQEFAKRLQAFGKLKIFELKEDGNDSNRTISIEKESKSILETLEKNKGFKILLDIQGKNFSSEDMAKQIEKIAINGDSTINFIIGGSYGVSNDIRNISDLRLSFSKMTFPHQLMRLILIEQIYRWFSINKNTKYHK from the coding sequence ATGAATATAAATATTATATGTGTTGGAAAAATTAAAGAAAAATATATTTTAGATGGGATACAAGAATTTGCTAAAAGACTTCAAGCTTTTGGAAAATTAAAAATTTTTGAATTAAAAGAGGATGGTAATGATTCTAATAGAACTATTTCTATAGAAAAAGAATCTAAATCTATTCTTGAAACTTTAGAAAAAAATAAAGGTTTCAAAATTTTATTAGATATTCAGGGGAAAAATTTCTCTTCTGAAGATATGGCTAAGCAAATTGAAAAAATTGCTATCAATGGAGATAGTACAATTAACTTTATTATTGGTGGTTCTTACGGTGTTTCTAATGATATTAGAAACATTTCAGATTTACGGTTAAGTTTTTCTAAAATGACTTTTCCCCATCAATTAATGAGATTGATATTAATTGAACAAATATATAGATGGTTTAGTATAAATAAAAATACTAAATATCATAAATAG